A section of the Lineus longissimus chromosome 1, tnLinLong1.2, whole genome shotgun sequence genome encodes:
- the LOC135482763 gene encoding apolipoprotein D-like, translating into MALVFLSLLVLFVGASAQVPGFGTCPEVPVQQDFQPDKYTGIWYEYERYFAIFEAFGRCTYANYTLKPNGRINVVNTLTNSLTGSTNAAHGEAYAPDSSSPSKLVVQFDQSPVPGPYWVLETDYDHYTIIYSCSNITTSIIPTKAEIIWILSRDRAGPGAELVEHAEALIERLGLRVRYLMKIDQTNCPSIEHH; encoded by the exons ATGGCTCTCGTGTTTCTCTCCCTGTTAGTGCTGTTCGTTGGTGCTTCGGCCCAAGTCCCTGGCTTTGGCACATGTCCTGAAGTGCCTGTCCAACAAGACTTCCAACCAGATAAG TACACTGGTATTTGGTATGAGTACGAACGATACTTTGCCATATTCGAGGCGTTCGGAAGATGTACATATGCCAACTATACCCTGAAGCCTAATGGGCGAATCAATGTTGTCAATACCTTAACCAACTC CTTAACTGGGTCAACTAACGCTGCCCATGGCGAAGCCTACGCGCCCGATTCCAGCAGTCCATCCAAACTAGTCGTCCAGTTTGACCAGA GTCCAGTTCCAGGCCCATACTGGGTACTAGAGACCGACTACGATCACTACACCATCATCTACTCATGCTCTAATATCACAACCAGTATCATTCCAACGAAGGCTG AGATTATCTGGATCCTTTCCCGTGACCGTGCTGGACCTGGGGCAGAGCTTGTTGAGCATGCCGAGGCCTTGATAGAGCGCCTGGGGCTCAGGGTACGATACCTTATGAAGATCGACCAAACGAACTGCCCTAGTATCGAACACCACTAG
- the LOC135482770 gene encoding apolipoprotein D-like — MCHLCCATMVRLLFSILALVILTQAQIERKGPCPDLPVMENFQPTEYTGIWYEYEKYPASFQSNPSICSFANYTLKPKRRIDVVNKALNKLTGKYSAAHGEAYAPDQDEPSKLLVKFDRSPAPPGPYWVLDTDYENYSIVYNCKNKPGNTTRLEIVWILARKSQGPGAQLVVEAEGLLIRLGVSTRFFRKSNQTGCASTSSGGDNINGQLFGIICMFVILLILGQSPH, encoded by the exons ATGTGTCACTTGTGTTGTGCAACCATGGTTCGATTGTTGTTCTCCATCCTTGCGCTTGTAATTCTCACCCAAGCTCAGATTGAGAGGAAAGGACCGTGCCCCGACCTTCCTGTCATGGAGAACTTTCAGCCGACAGAG TACACGGGCATCTGGTATGAGTACGAGAAATACCCAGCTTCCTTCCAGAGCAATCCGTCTATCTGTAGCTTTGCCAATTACACATTGAAACCAAAACGTAGGATTGACGTGGTCAATAAAGCTCTAAACAA GTTGACCGGCAAATACAGCGCAGCCCATGGAGAGGCGTATGCCCCAGATCAAGATGAACCATCGAAGCTTCTTGTAAAGTTCGACCGAA GTCCCGCCCCACCTGGTCCATACTGGGTACTAGACACTGACTACGAGAATTATTCGATTGTCTACAACTGTAAAAATAAACcaggcaacacaacaagactag AAATAGTGTGGATTTTAGCTCGGAAAAGCCAAGGCCCAGGAGCACAACTGGTAGTGGAAGCAGAAGGTTTACTTATACGACTCGGGGTCAGCACACGTTTTTTTCGAAAGTCTAATCAAACGGGCTGTGCAAGCACATCAAGTGGCGGGGACAATATAAATGGCCAGTTATTTGGTATAATTTGTATGTTTGTAATTCTGCTCATACTAGGACAGTCACctcattga
- the LOC135482777 gene encoding apolipoprotein D-like, which translates to MSVVLLSVLALVACTQAQVPSFGACPDLPVKTNFNAKKYTGIWYEYERYFAIFELFGTCTYANYTLKPNGRIDVVNTGVNRFTGNANRVHGEAYAPDASEPAKLLVSFDQSPAKPGPYWVLDTDYRNYSIVYSCVDLVDTSWIKAKAEIVWILARSRAGPSASLVQKAEGKLKNLGVSTIPLLKTRQTNCSN; encoded by the exons ATGTCAGTTGTTCTTCTCTCCGTACTAGCCCTAGTGGCATGCACCCAGGCACAGGTACCCTCGTTTGGGGCATGTCCGGACTTGCCAGTAAAGACCAACTTCAATGCGAAAAAG TACACTGGTATATGGTATGAGTACGAACGATACTTCGCCATCTTCGAGTTGTTTGGCACGTGTACCTACGCCAACTACACCCTCAAGCCTAATGGCAGGATAGATGTTGTCAACACTGGAGTCAACAG ATTTACTGGCAACGCGAACCGAGTTCATGGAGAGGCGTACGCTCCAGATGCTTCAGAACCCGCTAAGCTTCTCGTCAGCTTCGATCAAA GTCCAGCTAAACCAGGCCCATACTGGGTCCTTGACACTGACTACAGGAACTACTCCATTGTCTACTCCTGCGTAGATTTGGTTGATACTTCTTGGATCAAGGCTAAAGCGG AGATCGTCTGGATCTTGGCCCGCAGCAGGGCTGGACCAAGCGCATCACTAGTGCAGAAGGCGGAAGGAAAACTAAAGAACCTTGGCGTCAGCACAATCCCGCTTTTGAAGACTCGCCAAACCAACTGCTCCAACTAG